CAGGAGGGCAAGACCTGGCTCATACCGATCCGGCCCGTCTCCGAAGAACTGGGTGCAGATTTGCAATGGGCTGCCAACGAAAAGAAGCTTACCCTGTCAACTTTTGCCCGAACGGCCATCCTGGTTGTCGGCAGCAAGCAAATGAAGGTCAACGAGCAGACCCTTACTCTTCATACCGCCCCTAGACAGTACCAGTCCGCCATCCTCGTTCCACTGGAGGCCCTGGAGGCGCTTGGGCTTGTAACCGCCTGGAATCCGGCGAAAACCGCAGTGGATCTGAAGCCGGAGTTCACCGTTGTCAAAAAGTACGTTTTCCCCATTCAGGTTGCAAGTATCCGTTACCGCGGCCAATACGAGGAAATCACCAAGGTCTTTACCCTGCTTGACAGCAAGGTGAAGGATGTCATCAATGGTAAAGGCATGAGTCTGTATTATGAGCAGAATTATGAACTTGGACATGACACAGAGATTTGCATTCCGGTCAGCAAGGCAGTGGAGGGCGAGTCTATAGAGTACAAGGGCCAGAAGATTCCGATAGTTACGAAGACGCTGGAAGGCGGTTATTTCCTGTCGGTGGTTCATCAGGGAACGCCGGATACGCTGGGTGACGTCTGGGCGCAAATAGACTTATATGCTAAAAATACAGGAGTCCAGCTCACATCACCGTCACGGGAAGTATATGTCCATGAGGATCTGAAGGATTACCGTAAGCAGGTTACCGAAATTCAGCTCCGGTTCAAAGACCTATGAAGCCTTATCACGAAGGTACGTTTTGCTGGGCTGAGCTAGGCAGTGGCGATCCGGCAGCATCCGCTGCATTCTATACCGCATTATTTCCTTGGAGCACGCAAACGACAACCATGGAAGATGAGCGAAGCTACACAGTATTCCAATCGGACGAACAAGATGTGGCTGCCATATATTCCTTAGGTGATCCCAAGCTGGCCGCTTTCTGGGGCTGCTACATTGCTGTTCAGGATGTGGAGCTATCAGCTGAACGGGCACAATCACTTGGAGCGCAAATGCTCATTGCTCCAAGACGTATAGCGGACAAGGGCGTAATGTGTGCCTTCCGTGATCCTGCCGGAGCGATGGTGGCTTTATGGGAAGCAGCAGAGCATCTGGGATCAGGTGTTCAGCACGAAGCGTACTCTATCGACTGGCATGAGCTATATACAATTGATCTGAACGCCGCCGCTCATTTTTATATGGAACTACTGGGGTGGTCCATGGAAGAAGTGCCTACTCCGTCAGGCCGTTATCTCCAGTTCAAAGTTGGAGCAGACTACGTAGCCGGCATGAAGGAAATTCCCCAAGACATGGCGAACATGAGCAGTGGCTGGGGATTATATTTCAAGGTTCCCGGATGCGAGAAGGTCACTCAGCAAGCGATAGCCTTGGGAGCTGTTGTGATTATCCCTCCAACGCCAGTGCCGGGTGGCGGGACCTTTGCCACTTTGCAAGATCCGCAGGGAGCTTTCTTTTCGATCCAGCACGGGTTCTAGGTATAATTCTTCCGGGATAGCCCTAAACAACTGTTTGGCTATCCCGGATATCTCAAAAAGAATAGTGAGGTAGTGACACAATGACCTACTTGCAAATTACCAAAGAAAACATCGAACAAGAACATATCTGTTGCGCCCTGGGCGCGAAGCAATATGAGCAGGGTGTCCGGGACAAAAAGCAATGGCTGAGCGAACGGATGGAGGAAGGGCTGGTTTTTTACCGGCTGAATGACCGGGCGAAGGTTTTTATTGAATATTTGCCTGCCGAGAAGGCTTGGATTCCGCTTAATGCCCCTAACTATATGTACATTAACTGCCTGTGGGTATCCGGAAGACACAAGGACAAGGGTCATTCCAAACAGCTTCTGGATAAGTGTAAGGCAGATGCCCAAGCCTTGGGCATGGATGGCATTGTGCATATTGTCAGTAAGAAGAAAATGCCCTATTTGAGCGATAAACGTTTTTTTGAGCATATGGGATTTCAAATCACCGATGAAGCAGCTCCTTATTTCGAGTTAGCGGTGCTCCAATGGAACGAAGAGGGAAAGACCCCGTCTTTTACACATTCCGTGAAGTCTGCGTCAGCCCCGGGCGACGGGATTTGTATTTATTACACCCTGCAATGTCCGTTTGCCGTTGGCGTTTTGGAGGATTTGCGCTCAGTGGCGGTGGAGAGGGGTATCCCGTTTAAGGCTCATCTCCTGACTACCCGGGAGGAAGCCCAGGCCGCCCCTTCGGTCTGGACGACCTTCAGTCTGTTTCTGGATGGTACGTTCATCACTCACGAGATTATGAGTCCGGCCAAGTTCGCGAAGCTGCTCGACAGCTCCAAATAGCAAGGGTACAGGGAGGAAGAAACTTGAATTTAACTTATCGTACAGCTTCCGAATTGATCCGGCTCCTTGAACAGGGTGAAGTGAATTCCAGGCAATTGCTGGATTACTATTATGGCCGGATGGACCTGGTGAATGAACGGCTCAATGCTGTAGTGCAGCAGCAGCGGGAAATGGCCTATGCCCAGGCTGATCAGGCCGACCGGGACAGGAAGGAGGGCCGGAGTTACGGGCCTTTGCATGGCCTGCCGCTTACGGTCAAGGAGTCATTTAATGTCAGCGGGATGTTTACGACCTCTGGTGCCCCGCATTTACAACATAACATTGCTACAGAACATGCGGCCACAGTGCAACGATTGATTCAGGCCGGAGCGATCATTATGGGGAAAACCAACGTGCCGGTGATGACAGCAGACTGGCAGACCTATAATGATCTATACGGCACGACCAACAACCCTTGGAATACAAGCTTGACACCCGGAGGTTCATCTGGCGGCAGTGCGGCCGCTTTGGCGTCTGATTGCACGCCTGTGGAATTCGGCAGCGATCTGATCGGCTGCTTGCGGATTCCAGCGCATTATACCGGTGTATATGCCCATCGCTGCAGTCTTGGAATGCTGTCGCTTAGAGGACATGTTCCCGGCAACCCTCCCGGTGATCCAAGTGAACCTGATTTGTCGGCGGCTGGCCCGCTGGCCCGAAGCGCCAAGGATCTGCGGCTGATGATGGATGTACTGTATGATCCTTGGGTGGAGGTGCCTGCCCCTCCTGATTTCCGCACTAATACATTAAAGGAGCAAGCGAGGATTAAAGTCCTGACCTGGTTTGAAGCTCCGGAGCATGAAATAGATGAACCTATTAAACGCAGATATGCTGATTTCACCGCTGGTTTAGGTAGGATGGAGGGGGTGGAGGTTCACCATGGAATGCCGCCTGAGATCCAGATGAACAAATTGTTCGACCTGGCAATGAAGCTGTCTGGACGGCTTGTCGGCACCTCGTTCAATTCAAGGCAGCGACTGACTGCAAGTCTGGCCTCCCTTGGCCTGCGGGCTTCCCGGTTGGTGACGAAGGCTTTTCCCGAAGGGCTGGAGG
This genomic interval from Paenibacillus sp. FSL H8-0332 contains the following:
- a CDS encoding stalk domain-containing protein, which translates into the protein MKKLMLLLFIALLACSSGTALSAAAPAVKITWNGTPITFTGATPVQEGKTWLIPIRPVSEELGADLQWAANEKKLTLSTFARTAILVVGSKQMKVNEQTLTLHTAPRQYQSAILVPLEALEALGLVTAWNPAKTAVDLKPEFTVVKKYVFPIQVASIRYRGQYEEITKVFTLLDSKVKDVINGKGMSLYYEQNYELGHDTEICIPVSKAVEGESIEYKGQKIPIVTKTLEGGYFLSVVHQGTPDTLGDVWAQIDLYAKNTGVQLTSPSREVYVHEDLKDYRKQVTEIQLRFKDL
- a CDS encoding VOC family protein; its protein translation is MKPYHEGTFCWAELGSGDPAASAAFYTALFPWSTQTTTMEDERSYTVFQSDEQDVAAIYSLGDPKLAAFWGCYIAVQDVELSAERAQSLGAQMLIAPRRIADKGVMCAFRDPAGAMVALWEAAEHLGSGVQHEAYSIDWHELYTIDLNAAAHFYMELLGWSMEEVPTPSGRYLQFKVGADYVAGMKEIPQDMANMSSGWGLYFKVPGCEKVTQQAIALGAVVIIPPTPVPGGGTFATLQDPQGAFFSIQHGF
- a CDS encoding GNAT family N-acetyltransferase codes for the protein MTYLQITKENIEQEHICCALGAKQYEQGVRDKKQWLSERMEEGLVFYRLNDRAKVFIEYLPAEKAWIPLNAPNYMYINCLWVSGRHKDKGHSKQLLDKCKADAQALGMDGIVHIVSKKKMPYLSDKRFFEHMGFQITDEAAPYFELAVLQWNEEGKTPSFTHSVKSASAPGDGICIYYTLQCPFAVGVLEDLRSVAVERGIPFKAHLLTTREEAQAAPSVWTTFSLFLDGTFITHEIMSPAKFAKLLDSSK
- a CDS encoding amidase family protein, which translates into the protein MNLTYRTASELIRLLEQGEVNSRQLLDYYYGRMDLVNERLNAVVQQQREMAYAQADQADRDRKEGRSYGPLHGLPLTVKESFNVSGMFTTSGAPHLQHNIATEHAATVQRLIQAGAIIMGKTNVPVMTADWQTYNDLYGTTNNPWNTSLTPGGSSGGSAAALASDCTPVEFGSDLIGCLRIPAHYTGVYAHRCSLGMLSLRGHVPGNPPGDPSEPDLSAAGPLARSAKDLRLMMDVLYDPWVEVPAPPDFRTNTLKEQARIKVLTWFEAPEHEIDEPIKRRYADFTAGLGRMEGVEVHHGMPPEIQMNKLFDLAMKLSGRLVGTSFNSRQRLTASLASLGLRASRLVTKAFPEGLEDYYRAMNQSEAEQEETDRLRQEYNRIITSLLQEYDVLLLPISPVLAIPHMQQAVTRRILEVNGRATGYNEHLIWNILATVFGLPATILPLNRSNDELPCGIQIISGHFKDHITIDFAEICESLTEGFQIPPGYS